The stretch of DNA GACGACTGGGTGGGCCACATCGCGCCAATTTTCAACCCTCATCCCCCCATCAATGCTCTCTCTGCTACGTAGCTTCGAGTGCGAATGTTTGTATTCTAGTGCCGGAAATTGGAAAGAGAGTCAACGGGAGGGGTGGAAGAGGGGTTGTGTGCAAGTCGCGGAGGCgcgatttttttcctcatccaCATAACCCTCCTGCAAGTGAATGTGATTTTGCACGACGACCACCTCAATTGACGGGgttgaatgatttttgggggatgtttttttttctttcgttttttttctcgtgagGGGGGTGTGAGGCCGTACCAGCACACCAAACATTGACATAGAAGCGCTAAAAAAGAGGGTGGAATTCATTATATACACAGCGATAAAAAAACTTGGCAAAAATGTCTATTGATGAAGCaacttttgacaatttatctTGGAATGGCAGGGCAGCTAAAGCTAGTCCAATTgtattgtaaatatttttaaaatagttttattttataaaaaaaaatgattagaatAATTAAGAAGATagaatttgtgaaattaatttttttacgttgtaaccacgcccccattgtaacttattttttgaaagaaaattctatttggctttttttggttaagttaaatttcattaaggCTGCATTAAAATATCTCGAGggcgaaagaaaatattcaaaattaagaaaatgagaataataaaataagaaaaaaaaccttgaagttaaaaaaaaagataaattataagaaaagcGTTAGATTGAAAAAGACgtgaaacgttagaaaataaataacaaaaattagaATACAGGCGTTAgacaaatataataaaaatataaaacgttggaaaataattgtcaaatgtttgaaaatgaacgttaaattttaagaaaaaaacatcaaacgtttaaaaataatcgtcaaattttagaaaaagtaTGTGAGGTCTAAGAAAGACAATCAAGTGTTCAATAAGAAACGTcaaaggaagagaaaaaatgtcaaaagtttaacattaaataatcgtcaaaaaatgttttaaaaaacaGTTGGAACGTTACTGctggaaaaaatgaaaaatatttgaaacaagaaaattaatcgtcaaacataaaaaaaattagtatcaaactttagaaatgtcaaacgtatgtaaagaaatgtcaagtTGTTCCAAGTTCAAcgtctttaaaatttaaaagtaattttaaaactaaacagctacttgaataaataaatttctgtctCCTTTTGGCTCTTTCACTCACAAATAAAGCATTTAAAAGGAATTGATTTACATACAACGTGGACGTGGCTTTTCACAGAATACTTCTCAGTGCAAAAATTATGCCTGAAATcactcaattttaaatttaaccgTCACTTTAGGAAGAAACAGATGATCTTTCCAAAGACTCCGCCACCCCCGCATCCCACAGTGCGAGCGACACACAATTTCAGAATGAATAATAATTACGAAACacattataattaatttcctaTGCAGAATTATGTGGAATAATTCCTTCATAATGTGTACGTGTGgatggaaattttctctctatatctCCTCCCCTGTACCAGTCGGCGCGGTTCCCTTTTACGACACTTCACCACCCCCACACTACCACCGGGTGCCCCTCATTTCGGCGGCACAGAGACCAGGATAAATTATACTTCACttaattaagttaatttacacataaattacaaaatcccaAAGTTTCCAACCACAAAACTCTTGTAATTCCCTCATTTTCGCGTGCATTTGTTTTACTCCTCATGTATAAAGCGACGGAGTGGGTggttggggggggggggggagggtaTGAGGTAGAGGTTTGGGGGGTGCCTTTTGCTATTTGCTACCCTTGTGGGTAGAGATGAAGGAAGATCTCATTAAGGCCAGAGagtggtgtgtgtgtgatacGTCTGCCGAAGAATAGTTATGCTCATTATTTGCCTTCGCACAGGGATAATCTAAAACtggggattaaaaaaaatacacaggGTGTAgaagatgtgaaaaaaaaattaaagaatatttaataaagacATTAAGTGTGGACCCTGTAGGAAAGTCTAATTGTAAGTcgagagaatttctttttcttcttttttaaccgttttttttttctaacatttaatgtttttaaaatttttgctttaatttttttttaatatatattttttacattataataatatctttaaacttttaaagaaaagtcttaactttcttatttttaaagggGTATTTAAACACCCAGATAATCATCCTGAGTACGTCACTGTGGTGAGAACTACGTATCAATAGAGAAACTAAAagtgcataaactccttttctcaTTCCCACTTAAATTATGTAATTCTGTTAActaaaaacatacaaaatgttggtaaaaatagtcaagaaaaaatgctGAGTTTGCTTTTTAATTCCTTGCAAAGACATTTTAATGTTGAATGCAGGAATTATGCTTCCGCaagcaaaaatattatgtGAGTTGTGTGAGAATGtttatgaagaatttcttgacCCTGCCCCAAAGACTTTGGCAATgctaaagcattttttttcttcagcaattttctcgAATTTTTCCTCAgtcttttttccatttttcttcaagcttcctgattgtttttttttcagtttattttacAGATTTATCATctggaataatttaaaaaaaaaattgggaatttattattgtctatttaaatcaattttgcatcAAAGTTCCACCAAAGAATTAGCCAATAAATACTTTATTCTAGCTCCTAAGCAAATCCTCATTTTATTGGTCAATTAATAAGGCTCCTCCCACCATTCCATTAAACTCTAGGTGGAGCCTAAATGTAAAgtagttttaaataaaatacaaatttatcTCGTTTTATTAAAACGTCGATATTTTCCAGAGGAAAATAGCCTCGCTAATTTCTCCAAAGGCCTCACCAGGAATGAATGGaagtaaagaaataaaaaaaaactaactatGCCCCAACCCCCACGCACACGATAACCCCAAATGTGCACCAATCGAACCCGAATGGCAATGTTCCCACTGGCTAAGCGAAAAGTTGTGCGAATTTCCCTCTAATCAGAGTGAAATTGAAGGCCTCGCGCTGTGGAGGGAAGGGGGTGGAGTGCAATTCGTTGAATTTCAAATCCATACAATCGAATgggattttctcacaattcTCTGAGTCCACGGCTGTCGGGGAGCAGGGGGTGGGTGTCCTTTGGCCTGAACGCGCGCGCGAGCTTCAGAAAAAATGCAGCCACCCCATCGACACAACAACGGGGCGCtgtgaaggcaaaaaaaaagctccccatGGGGTGGTGgacttttgaaataaaaaaaaaacgttaaaaaaatagagagagagattctGAGCTGGGGCTGTGAAAAAGTGGATGCGGCGAATTGGAATCTGCAGGCCGTGTTTGCTCATGGCGCAGCAGCATCATCCCCCTTTCTAGGGTGGGTTTGGGGGGGTTGTGTGATAGACGATGGACAGCGCGCGGTTTTATCCTCTCATTCCTTCGCATCCGCAGGACTTTGCGCGCGGAACTCTCTGTAGGAATTTTATGAGCTCTCGCCGGggtgattttttgttgctgCCCATCCAGTAGCACCCATCCACCCCCTGCAACGGGctttttttcatccctccCCAACGTGTGTGTGCCTTCGATACTCACGAAGCCTGAGGGGGTGGTTACAGGGTGACACACACATATACGCGCGCATATACGCGAGATGGGTTTGGTGGAGGACACTATTTGAGTGAAATGGTCACTTTCAGCACAGTGGGGCAATTGAACTGAAAACTAGAATTAATTCTCTGTAAAAgttcttcaatgaaaattaattgaaatgaataattaagaGATTTTCTGTGATGAAAGAAAGCAATTTAGAGAGTGATTTATAATTGTTTTCCTGACATTTAGAAACTACAGGGTGGCTAcgaaattagggcatgatttgaaccgcgaataacttttgattggattttAATCTGAAATCTTTTGCTGCCAAAAGATGCATaaactcaaaattttttatttgctttttatttcaactcGATATtgtatgcaaaattaattatttgcgAATTTTGTAATCTTTTTGTtccataaaatacaaaaaatctcacaattttcaatttaaaatagaagaaaagagaatttttttaacaaaattcacctcaatcccctcaattaattgattttttcttacaaaaaatataataaaaccTAAAATAGTtcaaactgtcaaaaattacggaaatttaaaaatattgtccATAATGTAATTGCatgcctgaggaaggagataTAAAGCTCCGaaatgtagcaaaaaaaaagatgaatttcaaaaataaaaagtctgATCCCGCATTCTCCCAACATTGCAAATTGACCGAAGTCCAATATTATAAAAACTTCAGTTCAATCGCCCCTTTCTGTACTTGTGCTCTGTATGAAAAATCCTCACAACCTCCGTGAGGATGATGGGAGTTGGCTCCCAATGTATTGAGATGCGACGCGACCATGGGGGTGGAAAGGGAGGGTGGGGGAGGGCAGCACACAATGAATTTGTATGAGGAACGGGCGCACAATATGAGATTGAATTAGCTGCAAGGAGAAAATGacaaattgaaatggaaaaagcttttttcgcTCAactgtttttaattaatttgattcaCCGTAAACTTTTATCCCACCCACGCTGTCGCCAAACATGGTCCACCATCCACGGGGACGCGCGGAGAGCCCCAAAGACGACGAGGAAGTCCCTCCACCCCCAACTTCCGATGCCAAAATGATGGCACTTCGGACGGTTGCATAAATCACGAAGTAGAATATTAATTGGCCTCTCGCggtatttttatatttatctcCTCAACAAATCCCCAAAGGGTTAACttgtgtggaagaaaatggGATTACTTGAaagggatttttatttatttattttattaaatcaatcaaattgcaCCCAAATTGGGGGCTATTTCGGAGATTTCCCCGAAATAATTTGCCAATCAacatcaattattttaatggaaaattcctgtgtttatttgattatttattttttaaagaataaaccACAAACTGATTGATATCCTCCATTAGAAGGATTAACGTTCAATTGATACCCTCCCACAccacagaggaaaaaaataacgatATATAATTGCATTTAGAACAATCCATTAATTTATAACTATTTTGGAGCTTTCcttcttcattaaaataaatagattttatttttaaaaaattaaatttttataaataaaagactTCAAATGTCCAAAGGATATCGTTGGGGGTTAATGAGAAGAATacgaatgaaatttaaaaggaatttattcactttatATTACGAGCTTTGTTTGAAGATacatccataaaaaaaaaacttaagtctagcTTAAAACGTTGCAAGTTCAAGTCTCgaaagtattaaatttaagcctCAAAACTTTAAATCAAGACTATAAATTACTGTATTCCAGCATAAAacgtactaaattcaagcctcaaaagtattaaaattaagcttaaaatattttaaataccaGCTTAAAACGTATTAAATTGAAACCTCgtatgttttaaatttaagcgtaaaatgtattaaattcaaatctcaaaacaattaaattcaaacctaaaaaatattaaattgtagCTTAAGAAATACTTAATTTTAGCCTAAAACGTTCTATATTTTAGCCTACAATATACTTCATTAATTTCAGAACAAAACGTATTAATTTCTGGcctcaaaaatattaaattcaaatcgaagaaaaaattcagctTTTTATCTTTTGCCTTACATGATCTTGGTGGGAAATTCTCATACCTTTGAGCTTTCTTCCAAAGCTTTTCCAgcatattttctttatgattctattaaatatttccttcaaaGTTTCTCTTCATGGTAATTTCCGAATATTttaacttaaagaaaaatttcaaaattcacgcagaaatatttaaattaattcaaattgataTTCTGCCTTGAAGAAGAAGTAACGAGCAGACAGTGAATAGCTTAACATTGTGGctcatttattttacaaacatatttcataaatgtttattcaatTGCTCtgcttcaaagaaaaaatgaaaaaaaaaaacattcattttaAGCAGAAGACGTGGTGTTAATTTTTCTAGGGCTCAGTTTAGTGGTGACAATGCATTCGTatgctaaagttttctttctcatttgcTTTATCTTTACATTGATCTTCTTTCCCTGGGAAGTGGTTTTTGTGTCTGTAGAAGATCACGCAGAATCCTCAAATATTCTGTTCAATGATCACCTAAAAGATCAGCAAACTGTtcaggaagaaaataatttagaagatCATCAAAATGATCAAAAGACTGAAATTCAGAGAAATCCTGAAGTAAAGTACATTTTGCTGTATGAAACTCCTCCGTGGATGAAGACTGTTAAATTGCTGCCAAGTGCGAAGAAGTGCATTGTGACGAGTGATAGGAAATTATTGCCAAAGATTGAAATGTTTGACGCTCTACTCTTCAGTGGACAGCATCCATGGAGTGTGGAGAAGAGTTTCCCAAAATATCGATCTTCGGagcaattttatgtatttgttGACCTCGAATGTCCCCCCATGTCAGCCCATAAATTCGCATCTGACCCCAACAGGGAGCTGTACAACCTCACAATGACCTATAGACGTGATTCAGATATCTATTGGCCATATGGTTTCATTGCAAAAGACAATGTTAAGTATTTGAGTGAAGCTGAAGAACCTGAGTGGATGGAGCCTGTTTTTGATGATGCAGAAGAAATTGATCCAACACTCCTCCAGAGTATTGAGACGAAACATAAAACAGCTGCATGGTTCGTCTCAAATTGTCATGCTCAATCCAATCGCAATGAACTCGCTCATGCTATGCAGAAAACCATTGATGTGGACATTTATGGCAAATGTGGACCTTTGGTGTAAGTTTGACGAAACATCTcccaatatttgatcaataattgagctcaatattgagtcaaaaggaagatttattattgatcaatgtgatggatttatttattattattatgaaaacagagaagaataagaaaattaataactgagaagtgattaaaaaagatttaatggaaattgtgtaaaaattgagTGAATGTTGATCATTTATTGAATTactattattaaattattattcaaactattttaaaattacaacaaTATGTAATAGGATTTTATGTGGAAAAgacaattttactttttgcaaattgaggAATGAACGATTGAGAAGAGAATGAATGAAGATTGCGTAAAAATTGAGtaataatttaacatttttaagagTGTAAAAAATCTGTGAAAATTGAGTGAACGTTGAGCAATTATTGATTGAATATATATTGAACAATTATTGAGTCAAGACTTgtaatttattcttatatgcttaataaattaaatcattagtaaaattttaagtgaaaaagcactttttttatgctgaatGTATGTATAGAATCAATGTTTGAGGAAAgattgaatataaattttgttatATTTGTGCAATTATTGCCTcataattgattaaattattttcataatttttttttcataaaagagTTGAAAGAGAAGcttattttttagttaaaaaaatggTCAAGATATGAGAGATtcatgatttaaaataaattgagaaaaaaatgatcgaATCAACAGCATCATTGAGCAATTGTAATTTGATcgaaatttcatcattttcttgcCAATTTTTGATCACATTTTACATATTAACAAATTGATGCTGATTCAACTGATTTgccaatttttgatcaatatttgatcaatataattgaatgatttttaaattgagcAATATTGGCTCAATCATTGGCGTATTGAGATGCTTAAActgaatatttgtttttttagctGCCCACGCAGCAAAACAGGGGAATGCTACGACCACGTGGAACAGGAatacttcttttatttatcctTTGAGAACAACCTGTGCAATGATTACATCACGGAGAAGGTTTTCAGTATAATGCGCTACAACATTGTACCCGTTGTCTATGGCGGTGCCAACTACTCACAACATCTCCCCCCACACTCCTACATTGAT from Lutzomyia longipalpis isolate SR_M1_2022 chromosome 4, ASM2433408v1 encodes:
- the LOC129795356 gene encoding alpha-(1,3)-fucosyltransferase C-like; protein product: MHSYAKVFFLICFIFTLIFFPWEVVFVSVEDHAESSNILFNDHLKDQQTVQEENNLEDHQNDQKTEIQRNPEVKYILLYETPPWMKTVKLLPSAKKCIVTSDRKLLPKIEMFDALLFSGQHPWSVEKSFPKYRSSEQFYVFVDLECPPMSAHKFASDPNRELYNLTMTYRRDSDIYWPYGFIAKDNVKYLSEAEEPEWMEPVFDDAEEIDPTLLQSIETKHKTAAWFVSNCHAQSNRNELAHAMQKTIDVDIYGKCGPLVCPRSKTGECYDHVEQEYFFYLSFENNLCNDYITEKVFSIMRYNIVPVVYGGANYSQHLPPHSYIDANDFTTATDLANYLNYLRENIKEYVKFFWWKKYYKTIFSGKVYNNICDKLHELTSSGNERNATFYEDIETWWTKDQCSKKKQKIKFI